A window of the Halichoerus grypus chromosome 2, mHalGry1.hap1.1, whole genome shotgun sequence genome harbors these coding sequences:
- the AFMID gene encoding kynurenine formamidase isoform X4, which yields MEVPGRSPPGEAPWKKLSKETATKKARATRRSLLHVPYGDGEGEKLDIYFPREVSAASRFCLFFHGGYWQSGSKDTSAFMVNPLTAQGVAVVVMAYDLAPKAPALRAGTLDQMVDQVTRSISFVQKQYPRNEGIYLCGHSAGAHLASMMFLTNWTKHGVTPNLKGFHGTAGLAGQPSPSPDGLHPGHKIPTAMEGLTWGFEPCETGLLCVSTPTLVLPLWPWRLGWPHIAPLPRAGLRPSVDGALAPPGAWPSDYSSPSQAFSWEDAQRNSPQLLLEAAVTRPSDPACHVLVTVGQHDSPEFHRQSREFYQVLPAPCLWPEVEGPVLSLPSSLFHPKGPQDHESFIQQILSEGLVHARCGVELPHPAASCFAHFSTQTLRRGGWNASFEEIHDVDHFEIIWNLTQKDFVLTQVGHILSLWRARLPLHRRGGEVGSTEEPLYWIFGLQEAGILMVRIEYPTSFLYFTPF from the exons ACAGCCACCAAGAAGGCCCGGGCCACCAGGAGGAGCCTGCTGCATGTCCCCTACGGGGATGGTGAAGGGGAGAAACTGGACATCTACTTTCCCAGGGAAGTGTCTGCAG CCTCACGTTTCTGTCTGTTCTTTCACGGAGGGTACTGGCAGAGTGGAAG TAAGGACACATCAGCCTTCATGGTCAACCCACTGACAGCACAGGGAGTGGCCGTGGTGGTCATGGCTTATGACCTTGCCCCCAAAG ctcctgctctccGTGCAGGTACCCTGGACCAGATGGTAGACCAGGTGACTCGGAGCATCTCATTTGTCCAGAAGCAGTATCCGCGCAATGA GGGAATTTACCTGTGCGGACACTCAGCAGGGGCCCACCTGGCTTCCATGATGTTCCTGACCAACTGGACCAAGCATGGAGTCACACCCAACCTCAAAGGTTTTCATGGGACTGCAGGTTTGGCTGGACAGCCATCACCCTCCCCAGATGGTCTGCACCCGGGGCACAAAATCCCAACAGCCATGGAGGGCTTGACCTGGGGCTTTGAGCCCTGTGAAACAGGCCTGCTTTGTGTCTCTACCCCTACCCTGGTCTTGCCCCTTTGGCCctggaggctgggctggccccatattgcccccctccccagggccggCTTGAGGCCCAGTGTGGATGGAGCCTTGGCCCCACCTGGAGCCTGGCCCTCTGACTATTCTTCACCTTCACAGGCTTTTTCCTG GGAGGATGCTCAGAGGAACAGTCCCCAGCTGCTCCTGGAGGCGGCCGTGACGCGGCCCTCAGATCCAGCCTGCCACGTGCTGGTGACTGTGGGCCAACACGACTCCCCTGAATTCCACCGACAGTCCAGGGAATTTTATCAGGTACTCCCAGCACCCTGCCTCTGGCCAGAGGTTGAGGGTCCTGTGCTCTCATTACCTTCCTCTTTATTTCACCCAAAGGGACCCCAAGACCACgagtcatttattcaacaaatacttagcGAGGGCCTGGTACATGCCCGGTGTGGTGTGGAgctcccccaccctgctgccTCCTGCTTTGCTCATTTCTCCACCCAGACACTGCGCCGAGGAGGGTGGAATGCCTCGTTTGAAGAAATCCATGATGTGGATCACTTTGAAATCATTTGGAACCTAACCCAGAAGGACTTCGTGCTCACCCAGGTGGGGCACATCCTTTCACTGTGGAGAGCGAGGTTGCCCCTGcacaggagaggtggggaggtggggagcacgGAGGAGCCACTTTACTGGATCTTTGGCCTCCAGGAGGCTGGGATCCTGATGGTAAGAATTGAGTACCCCACTAGCTTCCTCTACTTCACCCCCTTCTGA
- the AFMID gene encoding kynurenine formamidase isoform X1: MEVPGRSPPGEAPWKKLSKEELENQYSPSRWVIRRGAEETLRTYSHIGDEATKKARATRRSLLHVPYGDGEGEKLDIYFPREVSAASRFCLFFHGGYWQSGSKDTSAFMVNPLTAQGVAVVVMAYDLAPKAPALRAGTLDQMVDQVTRSISFVQKQYPRNEGIYLCGHSAGAHLASMMFLTNWTKHGVTPNLKGFHGTAGLAGQPSPSPDGLHPGHKIPTAMEGLTWGFEPCETGLLCVSTPTLVLPLWPWRLGWPHIAPLPRAGLRPSVDGALAPPGAWPSDYSSPSQAFSWEDAQRNSPQLLLEAAVTRPSDPACHVLVTVGQHDSPEFHRQSREFYQVLPAPCLWPEVEGPVLSLPSSLFHPKGPQDHESFIQQILSEGLVHARCGVELPHPAASCFAHFSTQTLRRGGWNASFEEIHDVDHFEIIWNLTQKDFVLTQVGHILSLWRARLPLHRRGGEVGSTEEPLYWIFGLQEAGILMVRIEYPTSFLYFTPF, encoded by the exons CCACCAAGAAGGCCCGGGCCACCAGGAGGAGCCTGCTGCATGTCCCCTACGGGGATGGTGAAGGGGAGAAACTGGACATCTACTTTCCCAGGGAAGTGTCTGCAG CCTCACGTTTCTGTCTGTTCTTTCACGGAGGGTACTGGCAGAGTGGAAG TAAGGACACATCAGCCTTCATGGTCAACCCACTGACAGCACAGGGAGTGGCCGTGGTGGTCATGGCTTATGACCTTGCCCCCAAAG ctcctgctctccGTGCAGGTACCCTGGACCAGATGGTAGACCAGGTGACTCGGAGCATCTCATTTGTCCAGAAGCAGTATCCGCGCAATGA GGGAATTTACCTGTGCGGACACTCAGCAGGGGCCCACCTGGCTTCCATGATGTTCCTGACCAACTGGACCAAGCATGGAGTCACACCCAACCTCAAAGGTTTTCATGGGACTGCAGGTTTGGCTGGACAGCCATCACCCTCCCCAGATGGTCTGCACCCGGGGCACAAAATCCCAACAGCCATGGAGGGCTTGACCTGGGGCTTTGAGCCCTGTGAAACAGGCCTGCTTTGTGTCTCTACCCCTACCCTGGTCTTGCCCCTTTGGCCctggaggctgggctggccccatattgcccccctccccagggccggCTTGAGGCCCAGTGTGGATGGAGCCTTGGCCCCACCTGGAGCCTGGCCCTCTGACTATTCTTCACCTTCACAGGCTTTTTCCTG GGAGGATGCTCAGAGGAACAGTCCCCAGCTGCTCCTGGAGGCGGCCGTGACGCGGCCCTCAGATCCAGCCTGCCACGTGCTGGTGACTGTGGGCCAACACGACTCCCCTGAATTCCACCGACAGTCCAGGGAATTTTATCAGGTACTCCCAGCACCCTGCCTCTGGCCAGAGGTTGAGGGTCCTGTGCTCTCATTACCTTCCTCTTTATTTCACCCAAAGGGACCCCAAGACCACgagtcatttattcaacaaatacttagcGAGGGCCTGGTACATGCCCGGTGTGGTGTGGAgctcccccaccctgctgccTCCTGCTTTGCTCATTTCTCCACCCAGACACTGCGCCGAGGAGGGTGGAATGCCTCGTTTGAAGAAATCCATGATGTGGATCACTTTGAAATCATTTGGAACCTAACCCAGAAGGACTTCGTGCTCACCCAGGTGGGGCACATCCTTTCACTGTGGAGAGCGAGGTTGCCCCTGcacaggagaggtggggaggtggggagcacgGAGGAGCCACTTTACTGGATCTTTGGCCTCCAGGAGGCTGGGATCCTGATGGTAAGAATTGAGTACCCCACTAGCTTCCTCTACTTCACCCCCTTCTGA
- the AFMID gene encoding kynurenine formamidase isoform X13 yields the protein MVNPLTAQGVAVVVMAYDLAPKGTLDQMVDQVTRSISFVQKQYPRNEGIYLCGHSAGAHLASMMFLTNWTKHGVTPNLKGFHGTAGLAGQPSPSPDGLHPGHKIPTAMEGLTWGFEPCETGLLCVSTPTLVLPLWPWRLGWPHIAPLPRAGLRPSVDGALAPPGAWPSDYSSPSQAFSWEDAQRNSPQLLLEAAVTRPSDPACHVLVTVGQHDSPEFHRQSREFYQVLPAPCLWPEVEGPVLSLPSSLFHPKGPQDHESFIQQILSEGLVHARCGVELPHPAASCFAHFSTQTLRRGGWNASFEEIHDVDHFEIIWNLTQKDFVLTQVGHILSLWRARLPLHRRGGEVGSTEEPLYWIFGLQEAGILMVRIEYPTSFLYFTPF from the exons ATGGTCAACCCACTGACAGCACAGGGAGTGGCCGTGGTGGTCATGGCTTATGACCTTGCCCCCAAAG GTACCCTGGACCAGATGGTAGACCAGGTGACTCGGAGCATCTCATTTGTCCAGAAGCAGTATCCGCGCAATGA GGGAATTTACCTGTGCGGACACTCAGCAGGGGCCCACCTGGCTTCCATGATGTTCCTGACCAACTGGACCAAGCATGGAGTCACACCCAACCTCAAAGGTTTTCATGGGACTGCAGGTTTGGCTGGACAGCCATCACCCTCCCCAGATGGTCTGCACCCGGGGCACAAAATCCCAACAGCCATGGAGGGCTTGACCTGGGGCTTTGAGCCCTGTGAAACAGGCCTGCTTTGTGTCTCTACCCCTACCCTGGTCTTGCCCCTTTGGCCctggaggctgggctggccccatattgcccccctccccagggccggCTTGAGGCCCAGTGTGGATGGAGCCTTGGCCCCACCTGGAGCCTGGCCCTCTGACTATTCTTCACCTTCACAGGCTTTTTCCTG GGAGGATGCTCAGAGGAACAGTCCCCAGCTGCTCCTGGAGGCGGCCGTGACGCGGCCCTCAGATCCAGCCTGCCACGTGCTGGTGACTGTGGGCCAACACGACTCCCCTGAATTCCACCGACAGTCCAGGGAATTTTATCAGGTACTCCCAGCACCCTGCCTCTGGCCAGAGGTTGAGGGTCCTGTGCTCTCATTACCTTCCTCTTTATTTCACCCAAAGGGACCCCAAGACCACgagtcatttattcaacaaatacttagcGAGGGCCTGGTACATGCCCGGTGTGGTGTGGAgctcccccaccctgctgccTCCTGCTTTGCTCATTTCTCCACCCAGACACTGCGCCGAGGAGGGTGGAATGCCTCGTTTGAAGAAATCCATGATGTGGATCACTTTGAAATCATTTGGAACCTAACCCAGAAGGACTTCGTGCTCACCCAGGTGGGGCACATCCTTTCACTGTGGAGAGCGAGGTTGCCCCTGcacaggagaggtggggaggtggggagcacgGAGGAGCCACTTTACTGGATCTTTGGCCTCCAGGAGGCTGGGATCCTGATGGTAAGAATTGAGTACCCCACTAGCTTCCTCTACTTCACCCCCTTCTGA